In the genome of bacterium, the window CCGCGTCAGCTGGTGCGCTTCATCGAGCGCCCGGGAACTCCCATTCGCGTCACCCCCGAGCGTCAGATTTGTCTGGCGCTGCGTCGCAGCGATGATTCCCTGGCAGAGGCCTTCGGACTGCTGGACCTGATTGCACCGGAGAAGAACGAAGACGGCACGGCCGGCGAAACCGGCGCAGCGAAAGAGGAAGCGAGATGAGCGAGAGAATGACCGGGCCTGCGCACGATCCCACGCGGCCCAAGAACTCGATCCACCGCGGACTGTTTCTGGTACTGGGTCTATTCTGTTTCGCGTGTAGTTCGGGTCCGGACGAGGACACCTGGGTGGCCCGGGTAGACTCCGCTCCGATCAGTTTCGGAGAGCTGCAGCGCCTGATCGCCGAAGGCGAAAAGCTGCATCCGGAAACTCGTCGCGAAGATCTGCTGAACCAGGTGCTCAATCGCCTGGTCTCGGACCAGGTGGTTTTGAATCGAGCCCAAGAGGCGGGCGTCGGAGTCATCGACGAGGAAATCGATAGGCGCTTGCGGCGACTGCACGGTCCGGACTTCGGCAAGATCGACACGGAATTCCGTGAGAGCGTTCGCCGGGAAATGACTCTGGAGCGCATGACACTTTTCGACCTGGCCAAGAAGATGCGAGTGTCCGAAGCCTCGATCTCACTGCACTACGAGGAAAACAAGGCGAGATACAAGCAACCCGTGCGAGTGCAGATCCGTCAGATCGTGGTCGAAGAACGCGAGAAAGCCGAGAAACTGCGCAAGGAATTGAGGGGCGGTGCCGACTTCTCCGAACTTGCCGATGAACACAGTCTCGCGCCCGAAGCGAGCGAAGGCGGCTTGCTGCCGCCGTTTGCTGCGGGCGAACTGCCCGAGGCTTTCGACGAAGCCTTCAAGCTGAAGAAGGGAAAGCGCGCCCTTTCGAAGGTCATCGAGTCGCCCTACGGTTTCCACGTCTTCAAACTCGAGTCCAGGACCAAGGCGAAGCAGAGAGAGTTCCAGGAAGTCCGGGAAGAGATTGTGATGGAACTGGAGCGCCAACGGCTGGAAGAACTGCGCCGGGAATGGCTACGAGGTCTGAGGCGCGACGCGAACATCCAGGTCAACGACGAACTACTGAAAACCCTGAGGTGAATTCCCCGAGATGAAGACCGTGCTGACCCTACTATTGTCCATCCTTGTCTCGAGTTCCGTTCATGCGGAATTGCTCGATGGCGTAGCTGCGATCGTGGGCGAAGACGTCATCCTGCGCTCGGAGCTCGATGAGGCCACCGACGGCGCCGTGCAACAGATCCGAGAACAGAACGGCAGCCTGACCCCCAAAGAGTTGCGTGTACTGCGACGCCAGGCGCTTCAGAGCCTGATCGACGAGCGGCTCATCAGCCAGATCACCACTCGCCGCAACCTGAATGCGACACCCGCAGAGATCGATCAGGCAATTGTCGGAATTGCCGCAGACGAAGGAACCAGCGTCGACCGGATCTACGAGGAGGTCGCCGGCCACGGCCTGGCGCGCGAAGCGTACCGCAAACAGATCGGTAAGCAGCTCACGCATATGAAACTGATCTCGAGTCTGGTCCAGCAGCAAGTCTCTGTGAGCGACGAGGAAATCCTGGCACTCTTCGAGAAACGCTACGGCGCTGCGCGCCCGGGCAACCGTCTGAGCGTTCTGCACATCTTGATTCCGGTCTCCGAAGAAGCCACAGCCACTCAACGCACGGCGGCCGCGGACTTCGCCCAGCGCGTGCGACAGCAGGCGATTGAGAGCGGCAATTTCGGAGGCTTGGCGCGCGCGCACTCTGCTGCGCCCAGCGCACGCGAGAACGGACTGACGGTCTTCGTCCAGCGGGATGCCCCGATCGAGATCCTGGCGGCACTCGAAGGCCTTGAACCCGGCGGGATCACTGAGATCGTCGAGACGGGTCACGGGCTCAACCTGTTCCAGTTTCTCGAAAGTGTCGACCCGAGCACGATCACACTTGCGCAGGTCCAAGACAAATTGCGCGCCGAGTTGATGGAGCGCAAGTCGGTACCCGAGTTCAAGAAGTGGCTCGACGATATCCGAGAGACCCGGTACATCGAGGTCATGCATCCGGATCTGAAGTGAGTCCAGCGCGCCCCTCCCCCCGGAACGCGCGAAAGCCAGGTGCCCCCCGCATCGGTCTGACGGTCGGAGACCCGGCGGGGATCGGTCCGGAATTAGTCGCGGCGGTGCTGCGCGAGGGCCCGTCGGCCTCGCTAGTCATCTATGGAGACGTCGCGGCCGTCGAGCGTTGCGGCCCACTGCCCGGGAAATTCGAGACTCGAGACTTCTGCTCCGCGCCGGTGGAGCCGGGCAAGCCGGATTCCGCTGCGGCCGATGGCATCATCGACGCGATCCGCTGCGCTGCCCAGGACTGTCTCTCGGGTGAACTCGACGCGATGGTGACCGCTCCGATTTCCAAACAAGTGATCGGAGACGCCGGCTTTTCCTTTCCGGGCCATACCGAGCTTCTCGCGGAGGTCGCCGGGCACGAACCAGCCGTGATGCTGCTCGTGGGAGGCGGACTACGCGTAGGTCTGGCGACGATCCACTGCGCCCTGCGCGACGTTCCGGAACGATTGAGCGTGGACGGCATCGCCGAAGTGCTGGGCGTGATGCACACCGACCTGACGGGACGCTTCGCGATCCCGGATCCGCGTATTGCCGTCTGTGGACTCAATCCCCACGCCGGAGAGTCGGGCCGGTTCGGGGACGAAGAGTTCCGGGTGATCGAGCCGGCCATCGCACGCGCGCGCAAGAACGGTATCGACGCGAGCGGCCCCTGGGCGGCTGACAGCCTGTTCCACCGCGCACTTCAGGGCGAGTTCGATGCCGTACTCGGCATGTATCACGACCAGGCGCTGGGTCCGTTGAAGACGCACGCCTTCAATCGCTCGGTCAACGTAACGCTAGGCCTGCCACTGATCCGTACCAGCGTCGACCACGGTACGGCGTTTGAAATCGCGGGAAGCGGCCGAGCCGATCCCGGATCGATGCTAGAAGCGCTACGATTGGCGATCGAATTGAGCTCGAACGCGAGGAAGACCGAAGCATGACCAGCGGCCCCCAGGACATCGTGATTCGCGGCGCTTGCGAACATAATCTGAAGTCGATCAATATCGACATCCCGCGCGACAAGCTGGTGGTGATCACCGGACTTTCGGGTTCGGGAAAATCGTCGCTGGCATTCGATACGATCTATGCCGAAGGTCAGCGGCGCTACGTCGAGAGCTTGTCCGCCTACGCGCGCCAGTTCCTCGACCAGATGAGCAAGCCCGAAGTCGATTCGATCGAAGGCCTGTCGCCGGCGATCTCGATCGAGCAAAAGACCACGAGTCGCAACCCGCGCTCCACCGTCGGTACGGTAACCGAGATCTACGACTACATGCGTCTGCTGTACGCGCGCATCGGCACGCCGTACTGCGTGAACTGCGGCAAGCCGATCCAGGCTCAGACCATCAAGCAGATGTGCGATCGGGTGTTCGAACTCGATGAGGGCACGCGCCTGCAGGTCTTGTCTCCGGTCGTTCGCGACCGAAAGGGCGAATACAAGAAGGAGTTGAAGGAATTCGCGCGTCAGGGTTTCGTACGTGTACGCATCGACGGCGATCTGCACGAACTGGAAGACCCGCCGGAACTCGATCGAAAGAAACGACACGACATCGATCTCGTGGTCGATCGCATCG includes:
- the pdxA gene encoding 4-hydroxythreonine-4-phosphate dehydrogenase PdxA — protein: MSPARPSPRNARKPGAPRIGLTVGDPAGIGPELVAAVLREGPSASLVIYGDVAAVERCGPLPGKFETRDFCSAPVEPGKPDSAAADGIIDAIRCAAQDCLSGELDAMVTAPISKQVIGDAGFSFPGHTELLAEVAGHEPAVMLLVGGGLRVGLATIHCALRDVPERLSVDGIAEVLGVMHTDLTGRFAIPDPRIAVCGLNPHAGESGRFGDEEFRVIEPAIARARKNGIDASGPWAADSLFHRALQGEFDAVLGMYHDQALGPLKTHAFNRSVNVTLGLPLIRTSVDHGTAFEIAGSGRADPGSMLEALRLAIELSSNARKTEA